One window from the genome of Rhodothermales bacterium encodes:
- a CDS encoding efflux RND transporter periplasmic adaptor subunit, with protein MKPWQKRLLFAAIALVVLALLAWPKLRSDGPEGPPPGARGGQPARVTAYVATPETMRDRIRATGSLQADEAVDLSAETSGRVTNIYFQEGSRVRRGQLLVKINDAELRAQRERLRTRIELAATRENRQRKLLDIGGVSQDEYDGVLGELNVLRAEVDLLDAQIAKTEVRAPFSGVIGLRYVSEGAFVTPQSEIASLQALSPMKLEFSVPERYAGRVRPGDAVLFSIAGAPGTFEGEVYAVEPRVDLDTRTLLLRARVDNPTGLLLPGAFADVELIVDEIAGALPVPAIAVISEMGGKRVWVVEGGKATPRTVETGVRTDDAVQIVDGIAPGDTVITSGLQSIRPGQTVRIESIDGLTSEPVPAAVTSTL; from the coding sequence ATGAAGCCCTGGCAGAAGCGCCTCCTCTTCGCAGCGATCGCCCTCGTCGTCCTCGCCCTGCTCGCGTGGCCGAAGCTGCGCTCTGATGGCCCGGAAGGACCGCCGCCCGGCGCCCGCGGCGGGCAGCCCGCCCGCGTGACGGCCTACGTCGCCACTCCCGAGACGATGCGCGACCGGATCCGCGCCACGGGCAGCCTGCAGGCCGACGAGGCCGTGGACCTCTCGGCGGAGACCTCCGGCCGCGTCACGAACATCTACTTCCAGGAAGGCAGCCGCGTCCGCCGGGGCCAGCTCCTCGTCAAGATCAACGACGCCGAGCTGCGCGCCCAGCGCGAGCGGCTCCGCACCCGGATCGAGCTCGCCGCCACGCGCGAGAACCGGCAGCGGAAGCTGCTCGACATCGGCGGCGTCAGCCAGGACGAGTACGACGGTGTGCTCGGCGAGCTGAACGTGCTCCGCGCCGAGGTCGACCTCCTCGACGCGCAGATCGCCAAGACCGAGGTGCGCGCGCCGTTCTCCGGCGTGATCGGGCTGCGCTACGTGAGCGAGGGTGCCTTCGTCACGCCGCAGTCCGAGATCGCCTCGCTGCAGGCGCTGAGCCCGATGAAGCTGGAGTTCTCCGTGCCCGAGCGCTACGCCGGCCGCGTCCGCCCCGGCGACGCCGTGCTGTTCTCGATTGCCGGCGCGCCCGGCACGTTCGAGGGCGAGGTCTACGCCGTCGAGCCCCGCGTCGACCTCGACACGCGGACGCTCCTCCTCCGCGCCCGCGTCGACAACCCGACCGGCCTCCTCCTCCCCGGCGCCTTCGCCGACGTGGAGCTGATCGTGGACGAGATCGCCGGTGCCCTCCCCGTCCCCGCCATCGCTGTGATCTCCGAGATGGGCGGCAAGCGGGTGTGGGTCGTCGAGGGCGGGAAGGCGACGCCGCGGACGGTCGAGACCGGCGTGCGGACGGACGACGCCGTGCAGATCGTCGACGGCATCGCGCCGGGCGACACCGTGATCACGAGCGGGCTCCAGTCGATCCGTCCCGGCCAAACCGTCCGCATCGAGTCCATCGATGGGCTGACCTCGGAGCCGGTCCCCGCCGCTGTCACGAGCACGCTTTGA
- a CDS encoding nitroreductase translates to MSPADLPVPDAVAALLRSRRTVHLFEPEPVPDDVLLRALDLARWAPNHRLTEPWRFVLLGPETAATIVDLNARLVAAARGAAAGEAKRVRWAAVPGWLVVTCRVSEDATRMREDYAACSCAIQNFQLYLWSEGIGVKWTTGAVTREPAFYDLAGLDAARETVVGLLWYGKPAVVPEAARRSLEAVLTRRP, encoded by the coding sequence GTGAGCCCCGCCGATCTCCCCGTGCCCGACGCCGTCGCCGCCCTCCTCCGCTCGCGGCGGACGGTCCACCTCTTCGAGCCCGAGCCGGTGCCGGACGATGTGCTCCTCCGCGCTCTCGACCTCGCGCGGTGGGCGCCAAATCACCGGCTGACCGAACCGTGGCGGTTCGTCCTGCTCGGACCGGAGACGGCCGCGACCATCGTCGACCTCAACGCACGGCTCGTGGCAGCGGCGCGCGGTGCGGCGGCGGGCGAGGCGAAGCGCGTGCGGTGGGCTGCGGTCCCCGGCTGGCTCGTCGTGACGTGCCGCGTCTCGGAGGATGCGACGCGCATGCGCGAGGACTACGCCGCGTGCTCCTGCGCGATTCAGAACTTCCAACTCTATCTCTGGAGCGAGGGCATCGGCGTGAAGTGGACGACGGGGGCCGTCACCCGCGAGCCGGCGTTCTACGACCTCGCAGGCCTTGACGCCGCGCGCGAGACGGTCGTCGGGCTGCTGTGGTACGGGAAACCGGCCGTCGTGCCCGAGGCGGCGCGGCGCTCGCTGGAGGCTGTACTGACACGCCGCCCCTGA
- a CDS encoding alpha/beta fold hydrolase, producing the protein MRRFALFSLLLLAGCTSVQNTLYTAGLKAERRGADLDARTVETPTGTIAYLEREAPGQTVVLLHGFAANKDNWVRFVPHLPDSLRLVVPDMPGHGESTFDPAATYDVPALVDGVVAALDAIGLDRFHLAGNSLGGLVATRIALDYPNRVASLFLLDPAGVEPPDPSPFREALAAGDNPLVPTTAAGYDSLVALAFNDPPDLPWPAGDVLARAYAERAEENQHIWRDINSPPMLITDELPALAMPVFLLFGADDRIIDPSSARVWAERVPDIRVVLLPDVGHAPMLEVPRTTARYYLDFLQHLAP; encoded by the coding sequence ATGCGCCGCTTCGCCCTCTTCAGCCTGCTCCTCCTCGCCGGCTGCACCTCCGTTCAGAACACCCTCTACACCGCCGGGCTGAAGGCCGAGCGCCGCGGAGCCGATCTCGACGCACGCACGGTGGAGACACCGACCGGCACGATCGCCTACCTCGAACGCGAAGCGCCGGGCCAGACGGTCGTCCTCCTGCACGGGTTCGCCGCGAACAAAGACAACTGGGTCCGCTTCGTTCCCCACCTCCCGGACTCGCTCCGCCTCGTCGTCCCCGACATGCCGGGCCACGGCGAGAGCACGTTCGACCCGGCGGCGACGTACGACGTGCCGGCGCTCGTGGACGGCGTCGTGGCCGCGCTCGATGCCATCGGGCTGGACCGGTTCCACCTCGCGGGCAACTCGCTCGGCGGGCTCGTCGCCACGCGCATCGCGCTCGACTACCCGAACCGCGTCGCGTCGCTCTTCCTCCTCGATCCGGCGGGCGTGGAGCCGCCCGACCCGAGCCCCTTCCGCGAAGCGCTCGCCGCCGGCGATAACCCACTCGTCCCCACGACAGCGGCTGGGTACGACAGCCTCGTCGCCCTCGCCTTCAACGACCCGCCCGACCTGCCGTGGCCGGCCGGCGACGTCCTCGCCCGTGCCTACGCCGAGCGCGCGGAGGAGAACCAGCACATCTGGCGCGACATCAACAGTCCGCCGATGCTCATCACCGACGAGTTGCCCGCGCTCGCGATGCCCGTCTTCCTCCTCTTCGGCGCCGACGACCGGATCATCGACCCGTCGAGCGCGCGTGTCTGGGCCGAACGTGTGCCGGACATTCGTGTCGTCCTCCTGCCGGACGTCGGCCACGCGCCGATGCTCGAAGTCCCGCGCACGACGGCGCGCTACTACCTCGACTTCCTCCAGCACCTCGCCCCGTGA
- a CDS encoding type II toxin-antitoxin system HicB family antitoxin: protein MSANTYVVIARPDPQSAGRYLASCPDIPGWFATGGSPAEASAMGSEIVRGIVAERRANGGEVPAVNMHAVQVTVGTPVAARPPAMPAAPDARESEPKPSAPNSTLASIVARSREHRPTEGGDGESTSAPSLTQGRILKNNALDA, encoded by the coding sequence ATGTCTGCCAACACCTACGTCGTCATCGCCCGCCCCGACCCGCAGTCCGCCGGCCGCTACCTCGCCTCGTGCCCCGACATCCCCGGCTGGTTCGCCACGGGCGGCTCCCCCGCCGAAGCCTCCGCGATGGGGTCCGAGATCGTCCGAGGCATCGTCGCCGAGCGGAGGGCCAACGGCGGCGAAGTCCCGGCCGTGAACATGCACGCGGTGCAGGTGACGGTGGGCACGCCCGTCGCCGCCCGGCCGCCCGCGATGCCGGCGGCGCCGGACGCCAGAGAGAGCGAGCCCAAGCCCTCCGCCCCGAACTCCACGCTGGCTTCGATCGTGGCCCGGAGCCGCGAGCACCGGCCCACCGAAGGCGGCGACGGCGAGAGCACGTCGGCACCGTCGCTGACGCAGGGGCGGATCCTCAAGAACAACGCCCTCGACGCCTGA
- a CDS encoding mechanosensitive ion channel family protein, whose protein sequence is MSARPLRQLRLSLVFVLVFGVAFGVAYTLAGAPAISEVRSLRWLFAGFLAALGVFSVQVIRFFVLDVVFLRAQGHRAPALVHVVVAMVLYFVLGLLIAGGVFGQSLTGAIATSAAASVVLGLALQDTLGNFFAGIALQIEKPFRLDDVLRTDGMEGRIESFNWRTTTIRTTDNARIIIPNSVMAREPLEVFARSQRNRRIVPIPAPYGAPPRHIIGLIRSTVAAVPGVAERPAPRVRIGAFDASSITYDVLYWVEDYMEVAEIDSQVRERVWYVFARNGITIPFPHIELLYDRDGHSTKALDAAEEQVRERDEQLGRVALLAPLTDEERGRLAEQARTLLFGPGEQLIQAGREGGSMFVVLRGRIEIRVPDSDGRPLALAEVGPGEVLGEMALLTGEPRSADAWALDEVEVIEVRRAEMRRVLANNEALAEALAHQVSVRQEQNTKAFARTDGEPAETTEAVSLLRKIRHFFDLA, encoded by the coding sequence ATGAGCGCACGCCCCCTCCGCCAGCTTCGGCTCTCGCTCGTCTTCGTCCTCGTGTTCGGCGTGGCTTTCGGCGTGGCGTACACGCTGGCCGGCGCGCCGGCGATCTCGGAGGTGCGGTCCCTGCGCTGGCTCTTCGCCGGATTCCTCGCCGCGCTGGGCGTCTTCAGCGTCCAAGTCATCCGGTTCTTCGTACTCGACGTGGTCTTCCTGCGCGCACAGGGGCACCGGGCCCCCGCGCTCGTCCATGTCGTCGTCGCGATGGTGCTCTACTTCGTGCTGGGGCTGCTGATCGCGGGCGGCGTCTTCGGGCAGAGTCTAACCGGCGCGATCGCCACGAGCGCCGCCGCCTCGGTCGTGCTCGGCCTGGCGCTGCAGGACACGCTCGGCAACTTCTTCGCCGGCATCGCGCTGCAGATCGAGAAGCCGTTCCGGCTGGACGACGTCCTCCGCACGGACGGCATGGAGGGCCGCATCGAGTCGTTCAACTGGCGCACTACGACGATTCGGACGACGGACAACGCGCGGATCATCATCCCCAACAGCGTCATGGCACGGGAGCCGCTTGAGGTCTTCGCGCGGAGCCAGAGGAATCGGCGCATCGTCCCGATCCCGGCCCCCTACGGCGCGCCGCCCCGGCACATCATCGGGCTCATCCGCTCCACCGTCGCGGCCGTGCCGGGCGTGGCCGAGCGGCCCGCGCCGAGGGTCCGCATCGGGGCCTTCGATGCGTCCTCCATCACGTACGACGTGCTCTACTGGGTCGAGGACTACATGGAGGTAGCCGAGATCGACTCGCAGGTCCGCGAGCGCGTGTGGTACGTCTTCGCGCGCAACGGCATTACCATCCCCTTCCCCCACATCGAGTTGCTCTACGACCGGGACGGGCACAGCACGAAGGCGCTCGACGCGGCAGAGGAGCAGGTGCGCGAGCGCGACGAGCAGCTCGGCCGCGTCGCCCTCCTCGCGCCGCTGACGGACGAGGAGCGGGGGCGCCTCGCCGAGCAGGCCCGCACCCTCCTCTTCGGCCCCGGCGAGCAGCTCATCCAGGCGGGCCGCGAAGGGGGGTCGATGTTCGTCGTGCTGCGTGGCCGGATCGAGATCCGCGTCCCGGACTCGGACGGACGCCCCCTGGCGCTGGCCGAGGTCGGGCCCGGCGAGGTCCTCGGCGAGATGGCGCTGCTGACGGGCGAGCCGCGCTCGGCCGATGCCTGGGCGCTCGACGAGGTCGAGGTCATCGAGGTGCGGCGGGCCGAGATGCGCCGGGTGCTCGCCAACAACGAGGCCCTGGCCGAAGCGCTCGCCCACCAGGTCAGCGTGCGGCAGGAGCAGAACACGAAGGCGTTCGCCCGCACCGACGGCGAGCCGGCCGAGACCACCGAAGCGGTGTCGCTCCTCCGGAAGATCCGGCACTTCTTCGACCTCGCCTGA
- the thrA gene encoding bifunctional aspartate kinase/homoserine dehydrogenase I, producing the protein MSLADSARPIRVAKFGGSSVGTPDRVREVVRLVAAMPEAVRPVVVSSAFGGVTDVLLAAIEAAKGRTGEHADRLAALRTRHAEAVDALALDGERDALNATLKPIFDNVAELLHGVYLLRECTPRFQDAIISAGERLSVPVVAAAFRAAGHAAVALDATAFVRTDDAFGEAAVDFAETERLTRARFAEIDAGTIPVVTGFVASTDEGVTTTLGRSGSDYTATILGGALDADEVVIWTDVDGVLSADPRIAPEAFTLAHLSYREAAELAHFGAKVLHPRTMRPLEEKGIPLRIKNTMNPDAPGSLIVAEPPPGEGHIRAITAVRAAALVTLEGAGIIGVPDLTARVFETLADADLPVLLIAQASSQGSLCFAVRDRDRAHALRVLEKEFERECERGDLHGIRALPDVAVLAGVGKGMREVPGLAGRMFATLARARVNVLAIAEGASEHNLSAVVADGDAPRAVDALHEAFPLRRLRAHVVVVGAGTIGRKLLDLLARQAPDLLERQRLNLRLVGLADSRRLTWDERGLAFDGARERLDAADSSGLDAVTERIAAARLERLVVVDATASEEVARRYPDWLRAGAAVVTPNKQANTLGLDFYDSVRAAAREGEAPFLYETTVGAGLSVISTLRDLIRTGDRVRRIEGVLSGTLAFLFNALRDGTPFSAAVRLAAERGYTEPDPRADLSGEDVGRKLLTLAREMGLRPEPDAVRVESLVPEALRAVPLTDFWDRLAEHDAAWERRVREHAERGEQMQYVSLLTPDEIHAGVRTLPPDSPLADLRGAANVVAFHTERYAEEPLIVQGPGASAEITASVLLADIVRAAEAMR; encoded by the coding sequence ATGTCGCTCGCTGACTCCGCCCGGCCCATCCGCGTCGCCAAATTCGGGGGGAGCTCGGTGGGGACGCCGGACCGCGTGCGCGAAGTCGTCCGCCTCGTGGCAGCGATGCCTGAGGCGGTGCGGCCCGTGGTCGTATCGTCGGCGTTTGGCGGGGTGACGGACGTGTTGCTGGCGGCGATCGAGGCGGCGAAGGGGCGGACGGGCGAGCACGCCGACCGCCTCGCCGCGCTCCGCACCCGCCACGCCGAGGCCGTCGATGCGCTCGCTCTCGACGGCGAGCGGGACGCGCTGAACGCGACGCTGAAGCCGATCTTCGACAACGTCGCCGAACTCCTCCACGGGGTCTACCTCCTGCGCGAGTGCACGCCGCGCTTTCAGGACGCCATCATCTCGGCCGGCGAGCGGCTGTCGGTGCCCGTCGTCGCCGCTGCGTTCCGGGCGGCCGGGCACGCCGCCGTCGCGCTCGACGCCACCGCCTTCGTCCGCACCGACGACGCCTTCGGCGAGGCCGCCGTCGACTTCGCCGAGACCGAGCGCCTCACGCGGGCCCGCTTCGCCGAGATCGATGCCGGTACGATCCCCGTGGTCACCGGCTTCGTCGCCTCCACCGACGAGGGCGTCACGACGACGCTCGGCCGCTCGGGCAGCGACTACACCGCGACGATTCTCGGCGGTGCGCTCGACGCCGACGAGGTCGTGATCTGGACCGACGTCGACGGCGTGCTCTCGGCCGACCCGCGCATCGCGCCCGAGGCGTTCACGCTCGCCCACCTCTCGTACCGCGAAGCCGCCGAACTCGCGCACTTCGGGGCGAAGGTGCTGCACCCGCGCACAATGCGCCCGCTCGAAGAGAAAGGCATCCCGCTCCGCATCAAAAACACGATGAACCCCGACGCGCCGGGCTCGCTCATCGTCGCCGAGCCGCCGCCGGGCGAGGGGCACATCCGCGCCATCACCGCCGTCCGCGCCGCCGCCCTCGTCACGCTCGAAGGGGCTGGGATCATCGGCGTGCCGGACCTCACGGCGCGCGTGTTCGAGACCCTCGCCGACGCCGACCTCCCCGTCCTCCTCATCGCGCAGGCGTCGAGTCAGGGAAGCCTCTGCTTCGCCGTCCGCGACCGCGACCGCGCTCACGCGCTCCGCGTGCTCGAAAAGGAGTTCGAGCGCGAGTGCGAGCGCGGCGACCTCCACGGCATCCGCGCGCTCCCCGACGTGGCCGTGCTCGCGGGTGTCGGGAAGGGGATGCGCGAGGTGCCCGGCCTCGCGGGGCGGATGTTCGCGACGCTCGCGCGGGCTCGCGTCAACGTGCTCGCGATTGCCGAGGGCGCGTCGGAGCATAACCTCTCGGCCGTCGTCGCGGACGGCGATGCGCCGCGCGCAGTGGATGCGCTCCACGAGGCGTTCCCGCTGCGCCGCCTCCGCGCGCACGTCGTTGTCGTCGGGGCGGGAACGATCGGGCGGAAGCTGCTCGACCTCCTCGCCCGGCAAGCGCCGGACCTGCTGGAGCGGCAGCGGCTGAACCTCCGCCTCGTCGGCCTGGCTGACTCGCGGCGGCTGACATGGGACGAGCGCGGGCTCGCGTTCGACGGAGCCCGTGAGCGGCTCGACGCGGCCGACAGCAGTGGGCTCGACGCCGTCACCGAGCGGATCGCGGCGGCGCGGCTGGAGCGGCTTGTCGTTGTCGATGCCACGGCGTCGGAGGAGGTGGCGCGGCGCTATCCCGACTGGCTCCGCGCGGGTGCCGCCGTCGTCACGCCGAACAAGCAGGCAAACACGCTTGGGCTCGATTTCTACGATTCCGTGCGAGCGGCGGCCCGCGAAGGCGAGGCGCCGTTCCTTTACGAGACGACCGTCGGCGCCGGGCTCTCCGTCATCTCGACGCTCCGCGACCTGATCCGCACCGGCGATCGCGTGCGTCGGATCGAGGGCGTGCTCTCGGGCACGCTCGCCTTCCTCTTCAACGCCCTCCGCGACGGCACGCCGTTCTCCGCTGCCGTCCGCCTCGCCGCCGAGCGCGGCTACACCGAGCCCGACCCCCGCGCCGACCTCTCCGGCGAGGATGTCGGCCGCAAGCTGCTGACGCTCGCGCGCGAGATGGGGCTGCGGCCAGAGCCCGACGCCGTCCGCGTCGAATCGCTCGTGCCCGAGGCGCTGCGCGCCGTGCCCCTCACCGACTTCTGGGACCGGCTCGCCGAGCACGACGCCGCGTGGGAACGCCGCGTCCGTGAGCACGCCGAACGCGGGGAGCAGATGCAGTACGTCTCGCTCCTCACGCCGGACGAAATCCACGCAGGCGTGCGGACGCTGCCGCCGGACTCGCCGCTTGCGGATCTGCGCGGCGCGGCGAACGTCGTAGCCTTCCACACCGAGCGCTACGCCGAAGAGCCGCTCATCGTGCAGGGGCCGGGCGCGAGCGCCGAGATCACCGCCTCCGTCCTCCTCGCCGACATCGTCCGTGCCGCCGAAGCCATGAGGTAG
- a CDS encoding MBL fold metallo-hydrolase — protein sequence MQQLADDLYHLPLMPRNGVNAYFAGGVLFDAGTSRDAKKILRALRGHTVTAHALTHAHPDHQGASHAVCETLGIPLWCGTADADAMTSGDLRPVMPDNWLTRVMRSQAGPAHPVDRYLKEGDEVGGFTVIETPGHSPGHVVYWRERGRTLILGDVLNGMNLLTTIPGLREPPTVFTPNPAQNRASARKLAGLAPNLVVFGHGPPLRDPARFRAFISSLAA from the coding sequence GTGCAGCAACTCGCCGATGACCTGTATCACCTCCCGCTGATGCCCCGGAACGGCGTCAACGCCTATTTCGCGGGCGGCGTGCTCTTCGACGCGGGCACGTCGCGCGACGCGAAGAAAATCCTCCGTGCGCTCCGGGGGCACACGGTTACGGCGCATGCCCTCACGCACGCCCACCCGGACCATCAGGGCGCGAGCCATGCCGTCTGTGAGACGCTCGGGATTCCGCTCTGGTGCGGCACCGCCGACGCCGACGCGATGACGTCCGGCGACCTCCGCCCCGTTATGCCTGACAACTGGCTCACACGCGTGATGCGCTCGCAGGCCGGCCCGGCGCATCCCGTCGACCGCTATCTGAAAGAGGGCGACGAGGTCGGCGGCTTCACGGTGATCGAGACGCCGGGGCACTCGCCGGGCCACGTCGTCTACTGGCGCGAGCGCGGCCGCACGCTCATCCTCGGCGACGTGCTCAACGGGATGAACCTCCTCACCACGATCCCCGGTCTCCGCGAGCCGCCCACCGTGTTCACCCCAAACCCGGCGCAGAACCGCGCCTCCGCCCGCAAGCTGGCCGGCCTCGCCCCCAACCTCGTCGTGTTCGGGCACGGGCCGCCGCTGCGCGACCCCGCCCGCTTCCGCGCCTTCATCTCTTCGCTCGCCGCCTGA
- the dapB gene encoding 4-hydroxy-tetrahydrodipicolinate reductase, with the protein MPDSSTDSLKIALVGTGRMGQAVEAVVTGGPHEIVARFDASHPLADVRDPDAELNGADLAIDFSTPDVALDHLHQYCFWGLDAVVGTTGWTDEIEKVRGWVEEGQNGLLWAPNFSLGVAVLVRAIRGALPLLEKLDDYDPFVHEVHHTGKVDSPSGTALLLADELLAGLSRKTRIEPETQHGRIDAAALHVSSTRAGHVFGEHTVGFDSAVDSLAFRHVAKGRSAFAAGAVRAAEWVHGRAGLFTLDDMLDEMG; encoded by the coding sequence ATGCCAGACTCGTCCACCGATTCGCTCAAAATCGCCCTCGTCGGGACCGGCCGGATGGGGCAGGCCGTTGAGGCCGTCGTCACCGGCGGCCCGCACGAGATCGTCGCCCGCTTCGACGCATCGCACCCGCTCGCGGATGTGCGCGACCCCGACGCCGAGCTGAACGGCGCCGACCTCGCCATCGACTTCTCCACGCCCGACGTCGCGCTCGACCACCTCCACCAGTACTGCTTCTGGGGGCTCGACGCCGTCGTCGGTACGACGGGGTGGACGGACGAGATAGAGAAGGTGCGCGGTTGGGTGGAGGAGGGGCAGAACGGGCTGCTCTGGGCGCCGAACTTCTCGCTCGGCGTGGCCGTGCTCGTCCGCGCGATCCGTGGCGCGCTGCCGCTGTTGGAGAAGCTGGACGACTACGACCCCTTCGTACACGAAGTCCATCACACCGGCAAAGTCGACAGCCCGAGCGGGACGGCGCTCCTGCTCGCCGACGAACTGCTTGCCGGGCTCAGCCGTAAGACCCGCATCGAGCCCGAGACACAGCACGGCCGGATCGACGCCGCCGCGCTCCACGTGTCGTCGACGCGCGCCGGGCACGTCTTCGGCGAGCACACCGTCGGCTTCGACAGCGCGGTGGATTCGCTCGCGTTTCGGCACGTCGCGAAGGGCCGCTCGGCGTTCGCCGCCGGGGCCGTCCGCGCCGCCGAGTGGGTCCACGGCCGCGCCGGGCTCTTCACGCTCGACGACATGCTGGACGAGATGGGGTGA
- the dapA gene encoding 4-hydroxy-tetrahydrodipicolinate synthase, whose amino-acid sequence MADLLFRGTAPALVTPFTADDQIDEAAFRRLIDFQIDGGMEALVVLGTTGENPTVTHDERRRLVEISVEQTAGRVPVIVGTGTNNTAQSVEFSREAVDAGADALLVVGPYYNKPTPNGLVRHVSLIADAADAPILLYNVPGRTGSNITAETTLRIADAVPAVFGVKEASGNLAQITDLLAQRPDGFGVYSGDDDLTLPMLALGADGLVSVIANAVPGAVSEMVRLGLAGDFEGARALHFRLLDAMRASFFESNPGPVKAVLAEMGMMSAAVRPPLDAVTADTHRRVLDAYRPHIRSAVEQ is encoded by the coding sequence ATGGCCGACCTCCTCTTTCGCGGGACCGCCCCTGCCCTTGTCACCCCGTTCACCGCTGACGATCAGATTGACGAGGCCGCCTTTCGGCGGCTGATCGACTTCCAGATCGACGGTGGGATGGAAGCGCTCGTCGTCCTCGGTACGACGGGCGAGAACCCGACGGTCACGCACGATGAGCGCCGGCGCCTCGTCGAGATCTCCGTCGAGCAGACGGCCGGGCGCGTCCCCGTCATCGTCGGGACGGGGACGAACAACACGGCGCAGAGTGTCGAGTTCTCGCGTGAGGCCGTCGACGCCGGGGCCGACGCGCTCCTCGTCGTCGGGCCGTATTACAACAAGCCGACGCCGAATGGCCTCGTCCGCCACGTGTCCCTCATCGCCGACGCAGCCGACGCGCCAATCCTGCTCTACAACGTCCCCGGCCGCACCGGCTCCAACATCACCGCCGAGACGACGCTGCGGATCGCCGACGCGGTGCCGGCGGTCTTCGGGGTGAAGGAGGCCAGCGGGAATCTCGCGCAGATCACCGACCTCCTCGCGCAGCGCCCCGACGGCTTCGGCGTCTACTCTGGCGACGACGACCTCACGCTCCCGATGCTCGCGCTCGGCGCGGACGGGCTCGTGTCGGTCATCGCCAACGCCGTCCCCGGCGCGGTATCCGAGATGGTCCGCCTCGGCCTCGCGGGCGACTTCGAGGGCGCGCGCGCCCTCCACTTCCGTCTGCTCGACGCGATGCGCGCCTCGTTCTTCGAGTCGAACCCCGGCCCCGTCAAAGCCGTCCTCGCCGAGATGGGGATGATGAGCGCCGCCGTCCGCCCGCCGCTCGACGCCGTCACCGCCGACACGCACCGCCGCGTGCTCGACGCCTACCGCCCGCACATCCGCTCGGCCGTCGAGCAGTAA
- a CDS encoding 2,3,4,5-tetrahydropyridine-2,6-dicarboxylate N-succinyltransferase: MSDLRATIEHHANQPADALDRAAALRDFETFLEALEAGKIRSAERGSDGAWRANGWVKQGILLGFRLGEIEDFSAPPFSFFDKRTFPAQQFGKDDGVRIVPGGSTIRRGSHVARGVVCMPPMYVNVGAYVDEGTMVDSHALVGSCAQIGKRVHLSAAAQVGGVLEPIGAVPVVIEDDVFVGGGCGIYEGCVVREGAVLAAGVVLTGSTRVYDLANETVLRAKDGQLEIPARAVLVPGSRAVDSDFGREHGLSLSAACIVKYRDASTDAATTLEDALR, translated from the coding sequence ATGTCCGACCTCCGCGCCACGATCGAGCACCACGCCAACCAGCCCGCCGATGCCCTTGACCGCGCCGCGGCGCTGCGGGACTTCGAGACGTTCCTCGAAGCGCTCGAAGCCGGCAAGATCCGCTCGGCCGAGCGCGGCAGCGACGGGGCGTGGCGCGCGAACGGGTGGGTGAAGCAGGGCATCCTCCTCGGCTTCCGGCTCGGCGAGATCGAGGACTTCTCCGCGCCGCCGTTCTCGTTCTTCGACAAGCGGACGTTCCCCGCGCAGCAGTTCGGTAAAGACGACGGCGTCCGCATCGTCCCCGGCGGCTCGACGATCCGGCGCGGCTCGCACGTCGCGCGCGGCGTCGTCTGCATGCCGCCGATGTACGTCAACGTCGGCGCGTACGTGGACGAGGGGACGATGGTGGACTCCCACGCGCTCGTCGGGAGCTGCGCGCAGATCGGGAAGCGCGTGCACCTCTCGGCGGCGGCGCAGGTGGGCGGCGTGCTCGAACCCATCGGCGCGGTGCCCGTCGTGATCGAGGACGACGTGTTCGTCGGCGGCGGGTGCGGGATTTACGAGGGGTGCGTCGTACGCGAGGGCGCGGTCCTAGCCGCCGGCGTCGTGCTGACAGGCTCGACGCGGGTGTACGACCTCGCGAATGAGACCGTGCTGCGGGCGAAGGACGGGCAGCTAGAGATCCCCGCCCGCGCCGTCCTCGTCCCCGGCTCCCGCGCCGTCGACTCCGACTTCGGCCGCGAGCACGGCCTGAGCCTCAGCGCCGCCTGCATCGTGAAGTACCGCGACGCCTCGACCGACGCGGCGACGACGCTCGAAGACGCACTGCGGTAG
- the mreD gene encoding rod shape-determining protein MreD, with protein sequence MPVVLRQVLIALGVVALQWLLFGRLKLWGAYPDVVLLYVAYVGLRFGRASGTVAGFATGFLMDVLYGTWGIQMFIKTLLGFVVGLFVSEGSEGPRLGPLQSGVGALGLALVHNGLFVVFLALANSTRSPTLITSLWIGSAVYTAVVAVVWSLIRSR encoded by the coding sequence ATGCCCGTCGTTCTCCGCCAGGTGCTCATTGCCCTCGGCGTTGTCGCCCTCCAGTGGCTCCTGTTCGGCCGGCTCAAGCTCTGGGGCGCGTACCCCGACGTGGTCCTGCTCTACGTGGCCTACGTCGGCCTCCGGTTCGGGCGGGCGAGCGGGACCGTCGCCGGGTTCGCGACGGGCTTCCTGATGGACGTGCTCTACGGGACGTGGGGCATCCAGATGTTCATCAAGACGCTGCTCGGGTTCGTGGTCGGGCTGTTCGTGTCGGAGGGGTCGGAGGGGCCGAGGCTCGGCCCGTTGCAGAGCGGCGTCGGCGCGCTCGGGCTCGCGCTCGTGCACAACGGGTTGTTCGTCGTCTTCCTCGCGCTCGCCAACAGCACGCGCTCGCCTACGCTCATCACGTCGCTGTGGATCGGCTCGGCGGTCTACACCGCCGTCGTCGCCGTGGTGTGGAGCTTGATTCGGTCCCGCTGA